In Pseudofrankia saprophytica, one genomic interval encodes:
- a CDS encoding NAD-dependent epimerase/dehydratase family protein gives MRVAVTGGSGFIGAHVVDRLLDAGHEVRALDLDVSNADPRADGQAVDVLDLDAVTAALDGCEAVFHIAGMSNVDIAFADPVGTVRLNVEGTGNVCEAARRRGLRRVLFASTVWVYGAVPETETPGARPDSHASASASASADVGDGDSRGRGRHGDGLTEDALIELDRAGHVYTSTKLAAELLLHSYRETYGLPFTILRYGIPYGPGMRDELVLARFVARALAGEPLTVAGDGRQFRRYVYVRDLADAHVRALTTPAAENATIALEGAERVSVLDMAEAVRAHFPGIEIEHVPARPGDYRGREVSAELAARLLDWRPTTTFRDGVRQYIEWYLANREDGGQSASVNQLSASRPRTPAVVPAAASGKPAARQGGGEAAPPARTTNVPATSGER, from the coding sequence ATGCGAGTTGCGGTTACTGGCGGTTCCGGATTCATCGGCGCACACGTCGTCGACCGACTGCTCGACGCGGGCCACGAAGTCCGTGCGCTCGACCTCGACGTGAGCAACGCCGACCCGCGCGCCGATGGTCAGGCGGTCGACGTCCTCGACCTCGATGCGGTGACCGCCGCCCTCGACGGCTGCGAGGCGGTTTTCCACATCGCCGGCATGTCGAACGTCGACATCGCCTTCGCCGACCCGGTGGGCACCGTGCGGCTCAACGTCGAAGGCACCGGCAACGTCTGCGAGGCGGCCCGCCGCCGCGGCCTGCGCCGGGTGCTGTTCGCCAGCACGGTCTGGGTCTACGGCGCTGTTCCCGAGACCGAGACGCCCGGTGCCCGGCCGGACAGCCACGCCAGCGCCAGCGCCAGCGCCAGCGCCGACGTCGGCGACGGTGACAGCCGCGGCCGGGGACGACACGGCGATGGGCTGACAGAGGACGCGCTCATCGAGCTGGACCGGGCCGGGCACGTCTACACGTCCACCAAGCTCGCGGCGGAGCTGCTCCTACACAGCTATCGGGAGACATACGGCCTACCGTTCACGATCCTGCGTTATGGCATCCCTTACGGACCCGGGATGCGTGACGAGCTGGTTCTTGCTCGATTCGTCGCCCGCGCGCTGGCCGGAGAACCGCTGACGGTCGCGGGTGACGGCCGGCAGTTCCGCCGGTATGTCTACGTCCGCGACCTCGCCGACGCGCATGTCCGGGCGTTGACGACCCCAGCGGCCGAGAACGCGACGATCGCGCTTGAGGGCGCCGAGCGGGTCAGCGTGCTCGACATGGCCGAAGCCGTCCGCGCGCACTTCCCCGGCATCGAGATCGAGCATGTTCCCGCGAGACCCGGCGACTACCGAGGCAGGGAGGTGTCGGCCGAGCTGGCCGCGCGACTGCTCGACTGGCGGCCGACCACCACGTTCCGGGACGGCGTTCGCCAGTACATCGAGTGGTACCTGGCCAACCGTGAGGATGGCGGCCAATCGGCTTCCGTGAACCAGCTCTCGGCCAGTCGCCCGCGGACTCCGGCGGTCGTCCCCGCCGCGGCGAGCGGCAAGCCCGCGGCCAGGCAGGGCGGTGGGGAGGCTGCGCCACCCGCGCGGACGACCAACGTTCCCGCGACCTCGGGAGAGCGGTGA
- a CDS encoding MSMEG_0565 family glycosyltransferase, translating into MSGASRQRSPRIALLTYSTKARGGVVATLCLAEALARAGHRVDVWTLARGGDAGFFRPVDPAVQVRAVPFPDRAAETVGERVLRSIDVLGAAFRAHARGAPGAGSEGHASAGGYDIVHAQDCISANVVPDCVRTVHHLDSFTTPELVACHERALRRPYAHVCVSAAVAAELAEGWGLTATVIPNGVEADRFAAAAAESPTARAARAAWRDRLGRYVLAVGGIEPRKGTLDLVEAMALLRTATAPALVIAGGETLFDYRDYRAQVLARAVELGVEPVLLGPVPHDELPALVAAADVFAFPSVKEGFGLAAMEALAAGVPVVTRDLPVLREVFTGAVRFAATPADLAAELAAALAGPDQARRAAGEALAARHSWDQAATAHVDLYRGLLAQGIPRRAPGQTGPVRANGAIGHPGPAVQPAEHAE; encoded by the coding sequence GTGAGTGGCGCCAGCCGGCAGCGCTCGCCGCGGATCGCGCTGTTGACGTACTCGACCAAGGCACGCGGCGGAGTGGTCGCGACGCTGTGCCTCGCGGAGGCGCTCGCCCGCGCCGGCCACCGGGTGGACGTGTGGACACTCGCCCGCGGCGGCGACGCGGGCTTCTTCCGCCCCGTCGACCCCGCAGTCCAGGTACGCGCGGTGCCGTTCCCCGATCGGGCGGCCGAGACCGTCGGGGAGCGGGTGCTGCGTTCGATCGACGTCCTCGGCGCGGCCTTCCGGGCCCACGCCCGCGGTGCCCCCGGTGCGGGTTCGGAAGGCCACGCGAGCGCCGGCGGGTACGACATCGTGCACGCACAGGACTGCATCAGCGCGAACGTCGTCCCAGACTGCGTTCGCACCGTCCATCACCTGGACAGCTTCACCACACCCGAGCTGGTCGCCTGCCATGAGCGGGCGCTGCGCCGGCCGTACGCCCACGTCTGCGTGTCCGCGGCGGTCGCGGCGGAGCTGGCCGAGGGCTGGGGCCTCACCGCGACGGTGATCCCGAACGGTGTCGAGGCTGATCGGTTCGCGGCCGCCGCGGCGGAGAGCCCGACCGCGCGGGCGGCCCGCGCCGCGTGGCGCGACCGGCTCGGTCGTTACGTCCTCGCGGTCGGCGGGATAGAACCGCGCAAAGGCACCCTCGACCTCGTCGAGGCGATGGCGCTGCTGCGCACGGCCACCGCACCGGCTCTGGTGATCGCGGGCGGGGAGACGCTGTTCGACTACCGCGACTACCGGGCCCAGGTGCTGGCGCGGGCGGTGGAGCTGGGCGTGGAGCCAGTGCTGCTCGGCCCCGTGCCGCACGACGAGCTGCCCGCGCTGGTCGCCGCCGCCGACGTGTTCGCCTTCCCGTCCGTCAAGGAGGGCTTCGGCCTCGCGGCGATGGAGGCGCTCGCCGCCGGGGTGCCTGTCGTGACCAGGGACCTTCCGGTGCTGCGCGAGGTGTTCACCGGCGCCGTCCGCTTCGCCGCGACCCCGGCGGACCTGGCCGCCGAGCTCGCCGCCGCCCTCGCGGGGCCGGATCAGGCCCGCCGCGCCGCCGGCGAGGCGCTCGCCGCCCGGCACAGCTGGGACCAGGCCGCCACCGCCCATGTGGATCTCTACCGCGGGCTGCTGGCCCAGGGGATCCCGCGCCGCGCCCCCGGCCAAACAGGACCGGTCCGCGCGAATGGGGCCATTGGTCACCCAGGCCCGGCCGTCCAGCCCGCGGAGCATGCGGAATAG
- a CDS encoding amidohydrolase family protein encodes MAVPLRDVHDAHRHLGVLPAFGFYGGPPVTPDLGARATIAELRADLDREGTARTLVIPNYGVPDVAVTFGFNELCIEAAQADDRIRAGLWVSPRPADAAMTEKALSLAGEPGVVALKLSFLLGGRADAEECRPHLDAIFATAAAHDLVVHVHTSPGAASDIDLVGLLVDRYADDVRIHLVHLGGGVSGHIKLIGGRFFDWISAGKRVYTDTSWAVGFAPRWLAAEIERRGIGHDRLLFASDEPWGDHPGELARLAATVGDGELARHVFVENFASLYGSGAS; translated from the coding sequence GTGGCCGTGCCGCTGCGAGACGTACACGACGCGCACCGCCATCTCGGCGTCCTACCCGCCTTTGGCTTCTATGGGGGACCGCCGGTAACGCCTGACCTCGGCGCCCGGGCGACCATCGCCGAGCTCAGGGCGGACCTGGACCGGGAGGGTACCGCCAGAACCCTCGTGATCCCGAACTACGGCGTTCCCGACGTCGCCGTCACGTTCGGCTTCAACGAGCTGTGTATCGAGGCCGCGCAGGCCGACGACCGGATCCGGGCGGGCCTGTGGGTCTCACCGCGGCCGGCCGACGCGGCCATGACCGAGAAGGCGCTGTCGCTCGCCGGAGAGCCGGGCGTCGTCGCCCTGAAGCTGAGCTTTCTCCTCGGCGGACGGGCGGACGCCGAGGAGTGCCGGCCCCATCTCGACGCCATCTTCGCGACGGCCGCCGCCCACGACCTGGTGGTGCACGTCCACACGTCGCCGGGTGCGGCGTCCGACATCGACCTGGTCGGACTCCTGGTCGACCGGTACGCCGACGACGTCCGCATTCACCTCGTCCACCTCGGTGGTGGAGTGAGCGGGCACATCAAGCTGATCGGCGGCCGGTTCTTCGACTGGATCTCGGCCGGCAAGCGGGTCTACACCGACACCAGCTGGGCGGTGGGTTTCGCGCCCCGCTGGCTTGCCGCCGAGATCGAGCGCCGAGGCATCGGCCATGACCGGCTCCTGTTCGCCAGTGACGAGCCGTGGGGTGACCACCCCGGTGAGCTCGCGCGACTCGCGGCGACGGTCGGCGACGGCGAGCTGGCCCGCCACGTCTTCGTGGAGAACTTCGCATCCCTGTACGGATCGGGCGCGTCCTGA
- a CDS encoding carbon-nitrogen hydrolase family protein yields the protein MTVTTIAVVSDSFGRDLNECMGTVARHIETARARGAQLLALPEAALGGYLQALSADDDPGPVGDAPLLDPDGPQIARLVELAGDMVVCVGYSERAGYRRYNSAVCVGGGKVLGRHRKVHLPLAEVESYDAGDRFRAFDTPIGRIGMLVCYDKAFPESARSLAIAGAEIIVCLSAWPMSRTHPSDDLALDRWRYRFDVYDEVRALENQVVWVSANQVGQFGSLTFVGNSKIVHANGTVLAATGDDPGMAMAHVDVAEALHVARRSMNHLRDRRPDAYDTQCLLAGEPVLRQPYARVPPARAG from the coding sequence ATGACCGTCACCACCATCGCCGTCGTGTCGGACTCCTTCGGGCGGGACCTGAACGAGTGCATGGGCACGGTCGCCCGGCACATCGAGACCGCCAGGGCCCGCGGCGCCCAGCTGCTCGCGCTGCCCGAGGCGGCCCTCGGCGGCTATCTGCAGGCGCTCTCGGCGGACGACGACCCGGGGCCGGTCGGCGACGCTCCGTTACTCGACCCGGACGGGCCGCAGATCGCCCGGCTCGTCGAGCTGGCCGGCGACATGGTCGTCTGCGTCGGCTACTCCGAGCGAGCCGGCTACCGCCGCTACAACAGCGCGGTCTGCGTCGGCGGCGGCAAGGTGCTCGGCCGGCACCGCAAGGTGCACCTGCCGCTGGCCGAGGTGGAGTCCTACGACGCCGGCGACCGGTTCCGCGCCTTCGACACCCCGATCGGCCGGATCGGGATGCTGGTCTGCTACGACAAGGCGTTTCCCGAGTCGGCGCGCAGCCTCGCGATCGCCGGCGCGGAGATCATCGTGTGCCTGTCGGCCTGGCCGATGTCGCGCACGCACCCGTCCGACGACCTTGCCCTGGACCGCTGGCGGTACCGCTTCGACGTCTACGACGAGGTGCGCGCGCTGGAGAACCAGGTCGTCTGGGTGTCGGCGAACCAGGTCGGGCAGTTCGGATCGTTGACCTTCGTCGGAAACTCCAAGATCGTGCATGCGAACGGTACCGTGCTCGCGGCGACCGGCGACGACCCAGGGATGGCCATGGCTCACGTGGACGTCGCGGAAGCGCTGCACGTCGCCCGCCGAAGCATGAACCACCTGCGCGACCGACGCCCCGACGCCTACGACACGCAGTGCCTGCTCGCCGGCGAACCGGTGCTGCGCCAGCCTTACGCGCGCGTCCCGCCGGCCCGCGCCGGCTGA
- a CDS encoding DegT/DnrJ/EryC1/StrS family aminotransferase: MRVPAARIVFSEADRAQITAATTEILTSGQLTLGAYTREFEEAFARAHGAPFAVAVNSGTAALEIILRAVGVAGADVVLPTNTFAATAFAVLRAGGRPVFADVNPHTLALSAATVEAALTKDTRVVVIVHIGGLIPADIGEVEALCAKRGLVLVEDAAHAHGSTRAGRHAGSFGAAAAFSFYPTKVITSGEGGMILTADERVRDEALLYRDQGKAGFLGNVHIREGYAWRMSELHAVTGLVHLRRLPEFLANRARIAARYDAAIDDLPGVRRVQVPPGDITNYYKYIVLPGPGVDRSSLRKELKERHGVGLAGEVYEAPLHQQPVFEEHAGGTLPVAEDLCARHICLPVHSDMTDQEADHVLTALSAALRTLTLAG, translated from the coding sequence GTGCGGGTTCCAGCGGCGAGAATCGTCTTCTCCGAGGCCGACCGGGCGCAGATCACGGCGGCGACGACGGAGATCCTCACCAGTGGGCAGCTCACGCTCGGGGCATACACCCGGGAGTTCGAGGAAGCCTTCGCGCGCGCGCACGGCGCGCCCTTCGCCGTCGCGGTCAACAGCGGGACGGCCGCGTTGGAAATCATTCTCCGGGCCGTCGGCGTCGCCGGCGCCGACGTCGTGCTGCCGACCAACACCTTCGCGGCCACCGCCTTTGCCGTGCTGCGCGCCGGCGGGCGCCCGGTGTTCGCGGACGTCAACCCGCACACGCTCGCGCTTTCGGCGGCCACCGTCGAGGCGGCGCTGACGAAGGACACCAGGGTCGTCGTGATCGTGCACATCGGGGGCCTCATCCCGGCGGACATCGGCGAGGTCGAGGCGCTGTGCGCCAAGCGCGGCCTGGTCCTCGTCGAGGACGCCGCCCACGCTCACGGGTCGACCCGGGCCGGCCGGCACGCCGGGTCGTTCGGCGCCGCCGCGGCGTTCTCGTTCTACCCGACGAAGGTCATCACCAGCGGTGAGGGTGGAATGATCCTCACCGCCGACGAACGGGTACGGGACGAGGCGCTCCTCTACCGAGATCAGGGGAAAGCCGGTTTTCTCGGCAACGTGCACATCCGGGAGGGGTACGCGTGGCGGATGAGCGAGCTGCACGCCGTCACCGGTCTCGTGCATCTTCGCCGGTTGCCGGAATTCCTGGCGAACCGTGCACGGATCGCCGCCCGGTATGACGCGGCGATCGACGATCTCCCCGGTGTGCGGCGGGTTCAGGTGCCGCCGGGAGACATCACCAACTACTACAAGTACATCGTGCTTCCCGGCCCCGGTGTCGACCGTTCCTCTCTCCGTAAGGAGCTCAAGGAAAGGCACGGCGTCGGACTGGCCGGTGAGGTCTACGAGGCGCCGCTGCACCAGCAGCCGGTCTTCGAGGAGCACGCCGGCGGGACGCTGCCCGTCGCCGAGGACCTCTGTGCGCGGCACATCTGCCTGCCTGTTCATTCGGACATGACCGACCAGGAGGCGGACCACGTTCTGACAGCTCTGTCCGCGGCCCTGCGGACCCTGACCCTGGCAGGCTGA
- a CDS encoding MSMEG_0568 family radical SAM protein: MAPPPAPAPAEGPRLDLSQQAARPGASLETRIGLAVHGVRLTAPVRRTAGAGPSDDGHVVLAGRGAALPIVATSRYEVNAGRLLYDGTDLGVPVEPVRRPRFYDLVTADGVPYEQIARLHGADVLATTVLQTCVRYQEPDRCRFCAIEESLRAGATTRRKTPAQLAEVAEAAVRLDGVRQLVMTTGSTAAPDRGARLLAEATRAVLAAVPGLPIQVQCEPPGDLAVITELRSAGASAIGIHIESLDDDVRARWTPGKATVPLAAYEAAWAEAVRVFGRNRVSTYLLIGLGEDPDELVAGAERLIGMGVYPFVVPFRPLGGTLAARDGARAPEAGAVAEVTRRVAAALRAAGMRGADQGAGCAACGACSALPEAGG, from the coding sequence ATGGCGCCCCCGCCCGCCCCCGCTCCGGCCGAGGGCCCGCGCCTCGACCTGAGCCAGCAGGCCGCGAGGCCCGGCGCCAGCCTGGAGACGAGGATCGGCCTGGCCGTGCACGGCGTCCGGCTCACCGCGCCGGTGCGCCGCACCGCCGGCGCCGGGCCGAGCGACGACGGCCACGTGGTGCTGGCAGGCCGGGGCGCGGCGCTGCCGATCGTCGCGACCAGCCGGTACGAGGTGAACGCCGGCCGCTTGCTCTACGACGGCACGGACCTCGGCGTGCCCGTCGAACCGGTGCGCCGCCCGCGGTTCTACGACCTGGTCACCGCGGACGGTGTCCCGTACGAGCAGATCGCCCGGCTGCACGGCGCCGACGTGCTCGCCACCACCGTGCTGCAGACCTGCGTGCGTTACCAGGAGCCGGACCGGTGCCGGTTCTGCGCCATCGAGGAGTCCCTGCGGGCCGGGGCGACGACCCGGCGCAAGACCCCGGCGCAGCTGGCCGAGGTCGCCGAGGCCGCGGTCCGGCTCGACGGGGTGCGCCAACTGGTGATGACGACGGGCAGCACCGCCGCGCCCGACCGCGGCGCCCGGCTGCTCGCCGAGGCGACCAGGGCCGTGCTGGCGGCGGTACCCGGCCTGCCCATCCAGGTCCAGTGCGAGCCGCCGGGCGATCTCGCCGTGATCACCGAGCTGCGTTCCGCCGGAGCGAGCGCGATCGGGATCCACATCGAGTCGCTCGACGACGACGTCCGGGCCCGGTGGACGCCGGGCAAGGCGACCGTCCCGCTGGCCGCCTACGAGGCGGCCTGGGCCGAGGCCGTCCGCGTCTTCGGGCGCAACCGGGTGTCGACGTACCTGCTCATCGGCCTCGGCGAGGACCCGGACGAGCTGGTCGCCGGCGCCGAACGGCTGATCGGCATGGGCGTCTACCCGTTCGTCGTCCCGTTCCGCCCGCTGGGCGGAACGCTGGCCGCCCGTGACGGCGCTCGCGCTCCGGAGGCGGGCGCCGTGGCCGAGGTGACGCGCCGGGTCGCGGCGGCGCTGCGCGCCGCCGGGATGCGCGGCGCCGACCAGGGTGCCGGCTGCGCGGCCTGCGGTGCCTGTTCGGCGCTGCCGGAGGCAGGAGGCTGA
- a CDS encoding MSMEG_0572/Sll0783 family nitrogen starvation response protein encodes MELTEQEQHSLNEVPHPSLPPGSNLYGSTKIFPDYQAENGESYLTLIHGIAHESSVSFVAILQATRALRKGFESVIYFYGPGAMNAMATRGFPHTGDSAFAGEHNINNQLETFIKEGGKVYVCRFGLSLHGLREEDLIEGAIPAHPLDIQDCVIHYARKGAIINSTYMF; translated from the coding sequence ATGGAGCTGACCGAGCAGGAGCAGCACAGCCTGAACGAGGTCCCCCACCCATCGCTGCCGCCCGGCAGCAACCTCTACGGCTCGACGAAGATCTTCCCGGACTATCAGGCCGAGAACGGCGAGAGCTACCTGACCCTGATCCACGGCATCGCGCACGAGTCGTCGGTCAGCTTCGTGGCGATCCTGCAAGCCACCCGCGCACTGCGGAAGGGCTTCGAGTCGGTCATCTACTTCTACGGCCCCGGCGCGATGAACGCGATGGCCACCCGCGGCTTCCCGCACACCGGCGACTCGGCCTTCGCCGGCGAGCACAACATCAACAACCAGCTGGAGACCTTCATCAAGGAGGGCGGGAAGGTCTACGTCTGCCGGTTCGGCCTCTCGCTGCACGGTCTGCGCGAGGAGGACCTGATCGAGGGCGCGATCCCGGCGCACCCGCTGGACATCCAGGACTGCGTGATCCACTACGCGCGCAAGGGCGCGATCATCAACTCGACCTACATGTTCTGA
- a CDS encoding MSMEG_0567/sll0787 family protein, with amino-acid sequence MAHDATIECGCGCGAFMTTVDERRGPGPGPGPLLLTIGQANGARGRAAAPMASGVAAAELSVATGAGPGAAGPNSVAARVTVPGTAGPGGAVRSGAGAGPDAVRGGAGPGGAGPALLTADPYPVHPPRPVDTLAVWGDPGTLLRRPRYLIEQARDAATIAAYRRLRRAVFVDEQGLFGDGPVGDLDEADEDPRTVVLVARGLDGPGDGEVIGGVRLGPTPAWSGDDIGWWQGGRLAVAAHAREHYAGVGGALVRAACAHAEAAGALRFDATIQPARERFFGRLGWMTVGPTTVRGTPHVLMRWPIDRVAMLAATTKAPLGALLGAIRPGGAGFVGDDGAPVPGTGLVAACDAIVPTMVDRDPFWAGWCGVLVNLNDLAAMGARPLGVLDAVAGPTVSRVSRVLAGLRAAADRFGVPILGGHTQLGMPSALAVTAIGQADAPIRSGAGLPGHAITVTADLSGRWRPGYTGRQWDSTSGRRTAELRAMLSLTGRHRPVAAKDVSMAGVVGTLGMLAESSGCAAELEVGAVPRPAGVSAGDWLTCFPGFGMVTADVDDRRMPTSSPAVSARCGRLLSGSGVSLLWPDGLRTPVLSGHVTGMGPA; translated from the coding sequence ATGGCGCATGACGCGACGATCGAGTGCGGCTGTGGCTGCGGGGCGTTCATGACCACCGTGGACGAGCGACGCGGGCCGGGGCCCGGGCCCGGGCCCCTGCTGCTGACGATTGGCCAGGCGAACGGCGCCCGCGGCCGGGCCGCGGCGCCCATGGCCTCCGGGGTCGCCGCCGCCGAGCTGTCGGTAGCCACGGGTGCCGGGCCGGGTGCCGCCGGGCCAAACAGCGTTGCCGCGCGTGTCACTGTCCCGGGCACCGCTGGGCCGGGTGGCGCTGTCCGGAGTGGCGCCGGTGCCGGGCCAGATGCTGTCCGGGGCGGTGCTGGGCCGGGCGGCGCTGGGCCGGCGCTGCTCACCGCGGACCCGTACCCGGTCCACCCGCCGCGTCCGGTGGACACGCTCGCGGTGTGGGGTGATCCAGGCACGCTGCTGCGCCGCCCCCGTTACCTGATCGAACAGGCCCGGGACGCGGCCACGATCGCCGCGTACCGGCGGCTGCGCCGGGCGGTCTTCGTCGACGAGCAGGGTCTGTTCGGCGACGGGCCGGTGGGGGACCTCGACGAGGCCGACGAGGACCCGCGCACCGTCGTGCTGGTAGCCCGCGGCCTGGACGGCCCGGGCGACGGCGAGGTGATCGGCGGGGTGCGGCTCGGCCCGACACCCGCCTGGAGCGGCGACGACATCGGCTGGTGGCAGGGCGGCCGGCTGGCCGTGGCCGCCCACGCCCGTGAGCACTACGCCGGTGTCGGCGGCGCACTGGTCCGGGCGGCGTGCGCGCATGCCGAGGCCGCCGGCGCGCTGCGCTTCGACGCGACGATCCAACCTGCCCGGGAACGGTTCTTCGGCCGGCTCGGGTGGATGACGGTCGGCCCGACCACGGTGCGCGGCACGCCGCATGTGCTGATGCGCTGGCCGATCGACCGGGTCGCCATGCTCGCCGCCACCACGAAGGCGCCACTGGGTGCGCTGCTCGGCGCCATCCGCCCCGGCGGGGCCGGCTTCGTCGGCGACGACGGCGCGCCCGTGCCCGGGACCGGCCTGGTCGCGGCCTGCGACGCGATCGTGCCGACGATGGTCGACAGGGACCCGTTCTGGGCCGGCTGGTGCGGCGTGCTGGTCAACCTCAACGACCTCGCGGCAATGGGAGCCCGACCGCTCGGCGTGCTGGACGCGGTGGCCGGACCGACGGTGTCGCGGGTGAGCCGGGTACTCGCAGGCCTGCGCGCCGCCGCCGACAGGTTCGGCGTGCCGATCCTCGGCGGCCACACCCAGCTCGGGATGCCCTCGGCGCTCGCGGTCACCGCGATAGGGCAGGCCGACGCGCCGATCCGCTCGGGCGCCGGCCTGCCCGGCCACGCCATCACCGTGACCGCCGACCTCTCCGGGCGCTGGCGGCCGGGCTACACCGGCCGGCAGTGGGACTCCACCTCGGGCCGGCGCACGGCCGAGCTGCGCGCGATGCTCTCGCTGACGGGCCGCCACCGGCCGGTGGCCGCCAAGGACGTGAGCATGGCCGGCGTCGTCGGCACGCTGGGCATGCTCGCCGAGTCCAGCGGCTGCGCGGCCGAGCTGGAGGTGGGCGCGGTACCGCGGCCGGCAGGAGTGTCGGCCGGAGACTGGCTGACCTGCTTCCCGGGCTTCGGGATGGTGACGGCGGATGTCGATGACCGTCGGATGCCCACGAGCTCGCCGGCGGTCTCGGCCCGCTGCGGCCGGCTGCTCTCCGGCAGCGGCGTCTCACTGCTGTGGCCGGACGGGCTGCGCACTCCGGTCCTCAGCGGCCACGTGACCGGTATGGGCCCGGCATGA
- a CDS encoding NAD(P)/FAD-dependent oxidoreductase: protein MPRAAAERVVIAGAGAAGLLAAILLARAGRPVLIVDRDPAAAGWPGLSAPGVGTAEIRADPRAALPRAGVPQARHSHAFLARFRALLATRAPDLLDALLAVGAREIRVAETAPPEIRAALAAGWLTGDLDDLVVLGCRRALLDATLRAAALAEPGVTIHAGQRVTGLLTSPAGPSTPGGHGGVPWVRGIRLEDGATIEADLVVDAGGRLSPVHDLLTAAGAPQPPELAVPCGITYYSRFYARGGDHSFATELNRGHTVGASFDRYSCLVFPADNDTFSVTFGVLPEDAEMRVLRDGAAFDAAVRAIDLVAPWLDGKPAAAGSGSGSGSGSGAGYSGRAGRDPDRAAAGTVVPLGPVAAMAGLRNRFRPWVADGRPVALGVLPIGDAALITNPAHTRGTTLAALTACWLVDAVTATRDPGERALRLDAALRAEGLPWYHDSCAQDAARLARWRPPPPSQPPLPPAARSAPPVRSAPPARPTPAARPAPPTQRRPDESDAVTNGEAFLAAGRDPVVWHAFTRLQNLLAMPADLLTDPDFVARVRAVQASGWRPPQVTGPSHDELVAIARAALIQPGTDGGSQASRIADLVADPGESLGPTP, encoded by the coding sequence ATGCCCCGAGCGGCCGCCGAGCGCGTCGTCATCGCCGGCGCCGGCGCCGCCGGTCTGCTGGCCGCCATACTCCTCGCCCGGGCCGGCCGCCCGGTGCTGATCGTCGACCGGGACCCCGCCGCGGCCGGCTGGCCAGGCCTGTCCGCGCCGGGCGTCGGCACCGCCGAAATCCGGGCCGACCCACGGGCCGCGCTGCCCCGGGCCGGCGTGCCGCAGGCGCGGCACTCGCACGCGTTCCTCGCCCGGTTCCGCGCGCTGCTCGCGACCCGGGCTCCCGACCTGCTCGACGCGCTGCTCGCCGTCGGCGCACGCGAGATCCGGGTCGCCGAGACGGCGCCGCCGGAGATCCGCGCCGCGCTCGCCGCCGGCTGGCTCACGGGAGACCTCGACGACCTGGTCGTCCTCGGCTGCCGGCGGGCGCTGCTCGACGCGACGCTACGGGCCGCCGCGCTGGCCGAACCAGGCGTGACGATCCACGCCGGCCAGCGCGTCACCGGACTGCTGACCTCGCCCGCCGGCCCGTCCACGCCCGGTGGCCACGGCGGTGTGCCATGGGTACGCGGAATCCGGCTCGAAGACGGCGCCACCATCGAGGCCGACCTGGTGGTCGACGCGGGCGGGCGGCTCTCACCGGTGCACGACCTGCTCACGGCCGCCGGCGCGCCCCAGCCGCCCGAGCTCGCCGTCCCCTGCGGGATCACCTACTACTCCCGCTTCTACGCCCGCGGCGGCGACCACTCGTTCGCCACCGAGCTCAACCGGGGCCATACCGTCGGCGCCTCCTTCGACCGCTACTCCTGCCTGGTCTTCCCTGCCGACAACGACACGTTCTCGGTGACCTTCGGCGTCCTGCCCGAGGACGCCGAGATGCGGGTGCTGCGCGACGGCGCCGCCTTTGACGCCGCCGTCCGGGCGATCGACCTGGTCGCGCCTTGGCTGGATGGCAAGCCGGCCGCCGCCGGCAGCGGCAGCGGCAGCGGCAGCGGCAGCGGCGCAGGGTACTCGGGCCGCGCCGGTCGCGACCCGGACCGGGCCGCCGCGGGCACGGTGGTGCCGCTGGGACCGGTCGCCGCGATGGCGGGGCTGCGCAACCGGTTCCGGCCGTGGGTCGCCGACGGCCGGCCGGTGGCGCTCGGCGTGCTGCCCATCGGAGACGCCGCGCTGATCACGAATCCGGCGCACACCCGCGGGACGACGCTCGCCGCGCTCACCGCCTGCTGGCTGGTGGACGCCGTCACCGCGACGCGTGACCCGGGCGAGCGCGCGCTGCGGCTGGACGCCGCGCTGCGCGCGGAAGGCCTGCCCTGGTACCACGACTCCTGCGCGCAGGACGCCGCCCGGCTGGCCCGCTGGCGACCGCCCCCGCCCTCGCAGCCGCCCCTACCGCCGGCTGCTCGGTCAGCACCGCCGGTTCGGTCAGCACCGCCGGCTCGGCCGACACCGGCTGCTCGGCCGGCACCGCCGACGCAGCGGCGTCCAGACGAGTCGGACGCCGTGACGAACGGTGAGGCGTTCCTCGCCGCCGGGCGCGACCCCGTCGTCTGGCACGCGTTCACCCGCCTGCAGAACCTGCTCGCGATGCCGGCGGACCTGCTCACCGACCCGGACTTCGTCGCCCGGGTACGCGCCGTCCAGGCCTCCGGCTGGCGCCCACCGCAGGTGACGGGACCGAGCCACGACGAGCTGGTGGCGATCGCGCGGGCGGCGCTGATCCAGCCGGGCACCGACGGCGGTAGCCAGGCCTCCCGAATCGCCGACCTCGTCGCCGATCCGGGAGAGAGCCTTGGGCCGACGCCGTGA